The following proteins are co-located in the Osmia lignaria lignaria isolate PbOS001 chromosome 12, iyOsmLign1, whole genome shotgun sequence genome:
- the ctrip gene encoding E3 ubiquitin-protein ligase ctrip isoform X3 produces MADQQDQLSGGSVETANASADTSKVRGKSSSSGSSGYRKRQSTSSIPVTVEEKRRRQTIGEPQSTEVFNNTSVCKHPSDSFKTEGRTRGDRKSHGSGLESYLDTNWRAPHKVQQSNCNISGNSTRVRSATRTSLPELNLTAIDCVASRTRSRTPQNPQAISQGHNSYDLSLSSDYNNREDLTYNSLVPSSSSASVTSHPSTSRGRGSKSHGGATCANSSTSSQVLSVKSSIRVGNAASNSVESGGGALAHDGAGTSGITTATANPSVSASATANPTHPHSTHRHILRSRAKFSSEQSKELPTNNKTSGKHHKKDSTTGTCSSSRHRSSSRARKAVIEGGSGGSVMSGTESVTNSATPTSVSSTVPGNQLVSTTGEDESASTATPATAGGGPSGMSGTTGDSESDDGEVGRLQALLEARGLPPHVFGALGPRMQHLLNRSMGASSAAKAQQLLAGLQAVDDEGEQLQAVIGMGEILVMGNEDTLAGFPVKQVVAALINLLGIEHNFVIMTHACRALTYMMEALPRSSTVVVDAVPVFLQKLESIECMDVAEQCLTALAMLSRRHSKTILHAGGVSACLKFVDFFNITAQRAALTITANCCQNLHPDDFHLVVDSLPLLTSRLTNQDKKSVECVCQAFSRLVDSFQHDPVTLHKIINAELLQNLQQLLMITPPVNSIGNFITVLRMLSVISNRCPDLAQLLLQQNIAFTLSYLLTGSLEVKAEDVELVPRSPQEWFEITCLIEELMPPLPTDGIFSVNSLLERTSNQQENVHWEWRDERHCCHPFSTIDSRIIEMAFQNGEDEICLSSLGRTYTIDLTVMKQINEDIGVARSIFRRVNTHPTEGKSPTCSSSVDVVPPVIETNEWLVSFIRTLFSVLYEVYSSSAGPAVKCKCLRALLRMVYYASTDLLKDVLKNQIVSSHIAGMLASQDLRIVIGALQMASILMKRLPQVFGVHFHREGVLHQIRQLADPEVPLGVSPPKCPSGTLPSPQPGPSNTSLSSTTMFASSNATSPIASPSTNGNILFGTIATCQLKPNLSASMETHARNELNSTIDDVTTPQSAHLRIGDVLKRKRQNKKGRFSRLGGTTPQQTQQPESLFTGFAPKNNRFLGNLNPARWGRKSSSSSSTSDKRDSSSSTNLSKPPSNSSLTGGNRDKAKAWVREQAAQFLSRYQDDAPCTHPAMTVLSRLTAAIQRLQSNDLDEMLSALTELRDIVLESDISPFEMNYSGLIKALLNYLTTVDAPGNRYDRLRMFWKLFAESTMQQSNKIMDINPGAFGALVTKLNSCVAQLEQFPVKVHDLPAGSGAGRGGTSALKFFNTHQLKCNLQRHPDCNNLKQWKGGTVKIDPLALVQAIERYLMVRGYGRIREAESMVSDDDNSEDDIDDTLAAVVISQGSAKHKLQFLIGDEVLPFNMTVYQAVRQFGCSGIDHSEAEADGEPPLGHDAVWVQTHTIYYRPVPEEETTTSPKPGSSSQGSSRKGKGKSTKISSKRKEDNLWLEGAVPPQRCPLDPYLSPTLPPSVTITDASLDGLCLLRLLYALNRHWSVLFPHLKNVNLLSPQDFINNKIAAKASRQLQDPLVIMTGNLPLWLQQIATVCPFLFPFETRQLLLYATSFDRDRALQRLLDSAPELSGSDSQERVTPRLERRKRTISRTDILKQAEQVIQDLASSKALLEVQYVNEVGTGLGPTLEFYALVSQELQRADLDLWHGSSSSTDAGYVNAPHGLFSMPIPWNTKVSHLAKLKTKFKFLGKFMAKAIYDSRMLDLPFSLTFYRWLLGEEHTLTLADLAYVCPDVHRTLVRLQEIVRQKETVEKDDSLRPHERAQLIDSLGLDGCPISELGLVFELPGYENIELRKGGSDISVTVYNLHQYIKLVVHWFLYEGVFRQMEAFREGFESVFPPSQLRLFFPEELEAVFCGHAQTGGQWDVKTLLECCRTDHGYTPDSRAIRFLFEVMSKYNSEEQRQFIQFVTGSPRLPVGGFKSLTPPLTIVRKTFDPSMKTDDFLPSVMTCVNYLKLPDYTTLEIMREKLRIAAQEGQHSFHLS; encoded by the exons ATGGCAGATCAACAAGATCAATTATCAGGGGGGTCTGTAGAGACGGCCAATGCTTCAGCAGATACCTCTAAAGTTAGAGGGAAGAGCTCTAGCAGTGGTAGCAGCGGTTATAGAAAACGACAAAGCACTAGTTCTATTCCAGTCACTGTAGAAGAAAAAAGACGTAGACAGACTATTGGTGAACCACAATCAACCGAAGTTTTTAATAATACTTCCGTGTGTAAACATCCAAGCGATTCCTTCAAAACAGAAGGTAGAACAAGAGGTGATCGTAAAAGTCATGGCAGTGGCTTAGAATCATATTTAG ATACTAACTGGAGGGCACCCCATAAAGTTCAGCAATCTAATTGTAATATTAGTGGGAACAGTACAAGAGTTCGTAGTGCTACAAGAACAAGTTTGCCAGAGTTGAATCTAACAGCAATTGACTGTGTTGCTTCAAGGACTCGTTCTCGTACACCACAAAATCCACAAGCCATATCGCAAGGACATAATAGTTACGATTTATCGCTATCCAGTGATTATAACAACAGAGAAGACTTGACGTATAACAGTTTGGTACCGTCATCAAGTTCTGCATCTGTTACTAGTCATCCATCCACATCTAGAGGAAGAG GGTCAAAATCTCACGGTGGTGCAACCTGCGCGAATAGCAGTACAAGTAGTCAAGTTCTGAGTGTGAAGTCCAGCATCAGAGTGGGTAACGCAGCCAGTAATTCTGTGGAGAGCGGTGGGGGGGCGTTGGCACATGACGGGGCAGGCACTAGTGGCATCACCACAGCCACTGCCAATCCATCTGTGTCTGCCTCTGCCACTGCCAACCCTACACACCCTCATTCTACGCACAGGCATATATTACGTTCTCGCGCAAAATTCTCCAGCGAACAATCTAAAGAACTGCCAACTAATAACAAAACTTCAGGAAAACATCATAAAAAAGATTCTACAACGGGTACTTGTTCAAGTTCCAG ACACCGTTCTTCATCACGTGCAAGAAAAGCAGTGATAGAAGGAGGTTCTGGAGGAAGTGTGATGTCTGGTACTGAATCTGTAACAAATAGTGCCACTCCAACATCTGTCTCGTCTACAGTTCCTGGCAATCAATTAGTATCTACCACAGGTGAAGACGAATCTGCCTCAACAGCTACACCTGCCACTG CAGGTGGAGGTCCATCCGGAATGTCTGGTACTACTGGAGATAGTGAAAGTGACGACGGTGAAGTTGGAAGATTACAAGCATTATTGGAAGCTAGAGGCTTGCCTCCACACGTGTTTGGTGCATTAGGACCAAGAATGCAACATTTATTAAATAGAAGCATGGGTGCAAGTTCTG CTGCTAAAGCCCAACAGCTTTTGGCGGGTTTACAAGCTGTTGACGACGAAGGAGAACAGCTACAGGCTGTTATTGGAATGGGTGAAATTCTTGTAATGGGAAACGAGGATACACTAGCTGGTTTTCCTGTAAAACAAGTGGTTGCagcattaattaatttacttggAATAGAgcataattttgtaataatgaCACACGCGTGTCGTGCTCTTACTTACATGATGGAAGCTTTACCGCGATCATCGACTGTCGTGGTTGATGCTGTACCCGTGTTCTTACAAAAACTAGAATCTATTGAATGTATGGATGTAGCAGAACAGTGTTTGACAGCGTTAGCTATGCTTTCGCGTCGACACAGTAAAACCATTTTACACGCG GGGGGAGTATCAGCTTGTTTGaaatttgttgattttttcAACATAACTGCACAACGGGCTgcgttaacaattacagcaaacTGTTGTCAAAATCTTCACCCCGATGACTTTCACTTAGTAGTCGACAGTTTACCTTTGTTGACAAGTAGGCTAACGAATCAAGATAAAAAAAGCGTTGAGTGTGTTTGTCAAGCATTTAGTCGTTTAGTCGATAGTTTTCAACATGATCCTGTAACTTTGCATAAAATTATCAATGCGGAACTTCTTCAAAACTTACAACAACTG TTAATGATTACACCACCCGTCAATAGCATTGGTAATTTCATAACTGTGTTACGGATGCTTTCTGTGATATCAAATCGCTGTCCGGATTTGGCACAGCTGCTTCTGCAACAAAATATAGCTTTTACGCTAAGTTATCTTTTAACTGGATCGTTAGAAGTGAAAGCAGAAGATGTAGAACTAGTACCGCGATCTCCGCAAGAGTGGTTTGAAATTACTTGCTTAATTGAGGAACTGATgcctccgttgccaactgatgGCATATTTAGTGTAAATAGTTTACTTGAAAGGACCAGTAATCAACAAGAAAACGTTCATTGGGAGTGGCGTGATGAAAGACACTGTTGTCATCCATTTAGTACTATTGATTCTAGAATTATCGAG ATGGCATTTCAGAATGGTGAGGATGAAATCTGTCTTTCGTCTTTAGGGCGAACTTACACGATAGATTTAACTGTGATGAAACAAATTAACGAAGACATTGGAGTAGCAAGAAGCATTTTCCGTAGAGTGAATACACATCCCACAGAGGGCAAAAGTCCTACTTGTTCGTCTAG tgTGGATGTTGTACCTCCGGTAATTGAAACGAACGAGTGGTTAGTATCGTTCATTCGAACTTTATTCTCTGTATTATATGAAGTTTACAGCAGTTCTGCTGGTCCTGCTGTAAAATGTAAATGTCTTCGAGCTCTTTTACGTATGGTATATTATGCTTCAACTGACTTACTTAAG gaTGTTTTAAAGAACCAAATAGTATCGTCACATATAGCAGGTATGTTGGCGTCCCAAGATTTACGAATTGTTATTGGAGCTCTACAAATGGCAAGCATATTGATGAAAAGGCTCCCACAAGTATTTGGAGTACACTTTCATCGCGAAGGGGTATTACATCAAATACGTCAACTAGCTGATCCTGAAGTACCTCTTGGTGTTTCACCACCTAAGTGCCCTTCTG GTACATTACCAAGTCCACAGCCAGGTCCGTCTAATACATCGCTATCTTCTACAACGATGTTCGCTTCTAGTAATGCCACATCCCCGATTGCTTCTCCGTCAACGAACGGTAATATACTGTTCGGTACAATTGCAACTTGTCAACTGAAGCCAAATCTTTCTGCATCGATGGAAACACATGCAAGAAACGAATTAAATTCTACTATAGATGATGTAACCACACCACAAAGTGCTCATTT gaGAATCGGTGATGTTCTAAAGAGGAAAAGGCAAAACAAGAAGGGTCGATTTTCTAGATTAGGCGGTACTACACCACAACAAACACAACAACCAGAATCACTTTTCACTGGATTCGCTCCTAAAAATAATCGTTTCTTAGGAAATTTAAATCCTGCTAGATGGGGTAGAAAGTCGTCATCGTCGAGTTCTACTAGCGACAAAAGAGATTCGAGCTCGTCTACGAATTTGTCGAAACCACCGAGTAATTCGAGTTTAACAGGTGGTAATCGTGATAAGGCTAAGGCATGGGTACGTGAACAGGCTGCTCAGTTCTTGTCACGGTATCAAGATGATGCACCTTGTACACATCCTGCAATGACAGTCCTTTCAAGACTTACTGCTGCCATACAACGGTTACAATCAAAT GACTTAGATGAAATGTTATCAGCTCTTACTGAATTAAGAGATATTGTACTTGAAAGTGACATATCTCCATTCGAAATGAATTATAGTGGTCTCATTAAAGCTCTGCTCAACTACCTCACTACTGTAGATGCTCCTGGTAATCGTTACGATCGACTTCGTATGTTCTGGAAATTGTTCGCAGAATCAACA atgCAACAGAGCAACAAAATTATGGATATTAATCCTGGAGCATTTGGTGCTCTGGTAACAAAACTGAATAGTTGTGTTGCACAGTTGGAACAATTTCCTGTGAAGGTACACGATTTACCAGCCGGATCTGGTGCTGGCCGTGGAGGCACTAGTGCTTTGAAGTTTTTCAATACACACCAACTTAAG TGTAATCTGCAACGACATCCTGATTGTAACAATTTGAAACAATGGAAAGGAGGCACCGTTAAGATAGATCCCCTTGCGTTAGTACAAGCTATCGAACGTTATTTAATGGTTCGTGGATATGGTAGAATAAGGGAAGCGGAATCGATGGTTAGTGATGACGATAACAGCGAAGATGATATAGATGATACTTTG GCAGCGGTAGTTATAAGTCAAGGATCGGCAAAGCATAAACTTCAGTTCTTAATCGGGGATGAAGTACTGCCTTTCAATATGACTGTTTATCAAGCTGTTAGACAATTTGGTTGTTCCGGAATTGATCATTCTGAGGCAGAAGCTGATGGTGAACCACCGCTTGGCCATGATGCCGTCTGGGTACAAACGCATACAATTTACTACag GCCTGTACCAGAAGAAGAAACCACAACATCGCCAAAACCAGGATCGAGTTCACAGGGTAGCAGCCGCaaaggcaaaggaaaaagtacaAAGATCAGTTCAAAACGAAAAGAGGATAATTTATGGCTCGAAGGAGCAGTTCCCCCTCAACGATGTCCGCTTGATCCATATTTATCTCCCACTTTACCACCTTCGGTTACGATCACCGATGCATCGCTCGACGGTTTATGCCTATTGCGTCTTTTATACGCATTAAACCGTCATTGGTCCGTTCTGTTCCCTCATCTAAAGAATGTAAACTTATTGTCCCCGCAAGATTTTATTAACAACAAAATAGCCGCGAAAGCGAGCCGGCAGCTACAAGATCCTTTAGTCATTATGACTGGAAACTTACCATTATGGTTACAACAAATTGCTACTGTCTG TCCATTCCTGTTCCCCTTTGAAACAAGACAGTTGTTACTTTATGCAACATCATTCGATCGGGATAGAGCCCTACAACGACTTTTAGATTCTGCTCCAGAATTATCGGGATCGGATAGTCAAGAACGTGTTACTCCTCGTTTGGAACGAAGAAAACGaactatctcgagaactgataTTCTTAAACAAGCGGAACAAGTGATACAAGACTTGGCGTCTAGCAAAGCCTTGCTTGAAGTGCAATATGTCAATGAG GTTGGTACTGGTCTTGGACCGACACTGGAATTTTATGCTCTAGTCTCTCAGGAATTACAACGTGCTGATCTTGATCTTTGGCACGGTAGTTCAAGTTCTACCGACGCAGGATACGTTAATGCTCCTCATGGACTTTTCTCAATGCCAATTCCATGGAATACTAAAGTGTCGCATCTCGCGAAActtaaaacaaaatttaaattccTTGGAAAATTTATGGCGAAAGCGATATATGATTCAAGAATG TTGGATTTACCATTCAGTTTAACCTTCTACCGTTGGTTATTGGGAGAGGAACATACATTAACATTAGCTGATTTAGCATACGTATGCCCTGATGTACATCGAACTCTTGTTAGACTGCAGGAAATCGTTAGACAAAAAGAAACAGTTGAAAAGGATGATTCGTTAAGGCCACACGAGAGAGCACAACTAATAGATTCGTTAGGTTTAGATGGATGTCCGATTTCGGAGCTTGGCCTTGTTTTTGAGCTACCAGGTTATGAGAATATTGAGCTAAGGAAAGGAGGGAGTGATATATCCGTCACTGTTTATAACCTACATCAATATATTAAG tTGGTGGTACATTGGTTCTTGTACGAAGGTGTCTTCAGACAAATGGAAGCATTTCGAGAAGGATTCGAATCTGTGTTCCCGCCATCGCAACTAAGACTATTCTTCCCGGAAGAACTTGAAGCTGTGTTCTGTGGGCATGCACAAACAGGTGGCCAGTGGGACGTGAAAACACTTTTAGAATGTTGTAGAACTGATCATGGATATACTCCAGATTCCCGTGCTATACGTTTCCTCTTTGAGGTTATGTCAAAATATAACAGTGAAGAACAAAGGCAGTTTATCCAATTCGTCACAGGTTCACCGCGATTACCAGTTGGAG GTTTTAAGAGTTTAACGCCACCTTTAACGATAGTGCGTAAAACTTTTGACCCTTCGATGAAAACAGACGATTTCTTACCATCCGTAATGACTTGCGTTAATTACTTAAAACTGCCTGATTACACAACGTTAGAAATAATGCGAGAAAAGTTGCGAATAGCTGCACAAGAAGGACAACATTCGTTCCACCTTTCCTAG